A single genomic interval of Shewanella psychropiezotolerans harbors:
- the menE gene encoding o-succinylbenzoate--CoA ligase: protein MQRVPVISPLHQTAKTHPHSIAISWRSKGVNTALSYSDLSLRVMVLGEQLLSSGLTRGDRLACIDRNSPELVMLYWACIDQGILFCPLSPRFPPAQITELVERFALSHIWAGEQHRDSLTQALSHKAISLNFSLTSQFHPIPSQPVRVDTKLAANIILTSGSSGTPKAALHSLNNHIANAEGSRSFIPLEPVDSWLLTLPVFHIGGLAIINRCALAGAAVVLQDRDSRLAEQLTRDKITHLSLVATQLVRLLNQDASSLQQVKVLLLGGGAISPALLAQLETLKIRSFTSYGMTEMGSQITTGIANEDGSCGRLLPGRELKIQDNKIYVRGETLFLGYLKPQSLTHSLTESEKQITLTVDPDGWFFTKDRGYWNEDGNLCILGRCDNMFICGGENIQPEEIETILKQHPEIEEAIVFPLFDDEFGNLPAAIIKGDIPQQSELDALVCSQAARFKRPRNYYPWPEVEQTSLKVSRKQIIEAVLGAKI, encoded by the coding sequence TTGCAACGAGTCCCTGTTATCTCTCCCCTACATCAGACGGCGAAAACTCATCCACATTCGATAGCGATAAGCTGGCGCAGCAAGGGAGTCAACACGGCGCTCAGCTATTCAGATCTGAGCCTGAGGGTCATGGTCCTGGGAGAGCAACTGCTATCCTCAGGCTTAACAAGAGGAGACCGGCTCGCCTGCATTGACCGTAATTCCCCCGAATTAGTCATGCTCTATTGGGCCTGTATCGACCAAGGGATACTCTTCTGTCCACTCTCACCACGGTTTCCCCCGGCACAGATAACCGAGCTAGTCGAGAGGTTCGCATTGAGCCATATCTGGGCGGGAGAGCAGCACCGTGACTCGCTGACTCAGGCCTTAAGCCATAAAGCCATCTCCCTAAACTTTAGCCTGACAAGCCAATTCCATCCGATCCCATCTCAACCGGTCAGGGTCGATACCAAGCTAGCTGCCAACATCATTCTCACATCTGGCAGCAGTGGTACACCTAAGGCCGCGTTGCACAGTCTCAATAACCATATTGCAAACGCAGAGGGTTCCCGCAGCTTCATCCCTCTCGAGCCCGTCGATAGCTGGCTACTCACCTTGCCAGTGTTTCATATTGGTGGTCTGGCAATCATCAACCGCTGCGCCTTAGCCGGCGCGGCGGTCGTATTGCAAGATAGAGACTCCAGACTAGCGGAGCAATTAACCAGAGATAAGATCACTCACCTTTCATTGGTGGCGACTCAGCTGGTTAGGCTGTTGAATCAAGATGCCAGCAGCCTTCAACAAGTGAAGGTGCTGCTGCTCGGCGGCGGGGCAATATCTCCAGCTCTCTTAGCCCAATTGGAAACGCTAAAAATACGCAGCTTCACCAGTTATGGTATGACAGAGATGGGCTCGCAGATCACCACAGGTATTGCCAATGAAGACGGCAGTTGTGGCCGTCTATTACCGGGCCGAGAGCTTAAGATCCAAGACAACAAGATCTATGTCCGGGGCGAAACACTCTTCCTGGGCTATCTCAAGCCTCAATCTCTTACCCATTCTCTTACAGAAAGTGAGAAACAGATAACATTGACAGTGGACCCAGATGGCTGGTTCTTTACCAAGGACAGGGGCTATTGGAACGAGGACGGAAATCTGTGCATCTTAGGTCGCTGCGACAACATGTTTATCTGTGGTGGTGAGAATATCCAACCCGAAGAGATAGAGACGATACTCAAGCAACACCCAGAGATTGAAGAGGCTATCGTATTTCCCCTGTTTGATGACGAGTTTGGCAACTTGCCCGCAGCGATAATCAAGGGAGATATCCCACAGCAAAGTGAACTAGATGCCTTAGTCTGCAGCCAAGCCGCACGCTTTAAACGCCCTCGAAATTACTATCCTTGGCCTGAGGTAGAGCAGACCAGTTTAAAGGTATCGCGCAAGCAGATAATTGAGGCGGTTTTAGGAGCTAAAATCTAA
- the menC gene encoding o-succinylbenzoate synthase: MIISSAQLYSYQIPLDKLLPVGKQRIELRSGLVLRLQVNENSEAEGTSGVRTELVEISPLSGLDIDSRPLMGFSQESSQEVSQLLEERLESLIGKPVIQLLDLAEETQYPSVAFGLSLLYCKLIGQLDDTEQSLLETRVVPLIYRGQDESVSTLHDRVRALPRDTHSVKIKVAQTSLEEEIQLVHQVLAIRPDLKLRLDANRGFSLEQAIEFAACLPIDAVEYIEEPCIDHNDNPNFYRAVAMPWALDETLNDPKFKFVMQAGLTALVIKPMLIGTLEKIQNLQHEADQYGVRTILSSSLEASLGIEALARLNQIMSPDEIPGLDTLGAFSADLIFDSGKAKCLSCDELTLIKSV, from the coding sequence ATGATCATCTCCTCTGCTCAACTATATTCTTACCAAATCCCCCTGGATAAACTGCTTCCTGTCGGGAAACAACGTATCGAACTGCGCAGCGGACTGGTTCTCAGACTCCAAGTGAATGAGAACTCAGAAGCCGAGGGAACATCTGGAGTACGCACCGAATTGGTTGAGATAAGCCCTTTGTCGGGTCTGGATATCGATAGCCGTCCCTTAATGGGTTTCAGCCAGGAAAGCTCGCAAGAGGTCAGCCAACTGCTGGAAGAACGTCTCGAGTCGCTCATAGGTAAACCAGTCATCCAGCTGTTAGACCTCGCCGAAGAGACTCAATACCCATCAGTCGCGTTCGGCTTGAGCCTGCTCTATTGCAAGCTTATCGGCCAGCTCGATGACACTGAGCAGTCACTTCTGGAGACTAGAGTCGTTCCGCTTATCTATCGCGGGCAAGATGAGTCCGTTAGCACTTTACACGACCGAGTACGCGCCCTACCTAGGGACACGCATTCGGTTAAGATAAAAGTCGCCCAGACCTCACTGGAAGAGGAGATTCAATTAGTGCATCAGGTACTCGCCATAAGACCCGATCTAAAACTTAGACTCGATGCCAACCGAGGCTTCAGCTTAGAGCAGGCCATCGAGTTTGCCGCTTGTCTGCCTATCGACGCCGTCGAGTACATAGAAGAGCCTTGCATCGATCATAATGACAACCCAAACTTCTATCGAGCCGTCGCTATGCCCTGGGCATTAGATGAAACCCTTAACGATCCTAAATTCAAGTTTGTGATGCAAGCGGGCCTCACGGCCTTAGTCATCAAGCCTATGCTCATCGGCACCTTAGAGAAGATACAAAATTTACAACATGAAGCCGACCAGTATGGCGTGCGCACCATATTAAGCTCCAGTCTGGAGGCCAGCCTAGGTATTGAAGCTTTAGCGAGATTAAACCAGATAATGTCGCCGGATGAGATCCCCGGGCTAGATACCTTAGGTGCATTTAGCGCCGATCTGATCTTCGACTCGGGCAAGGCTAAATGCCTGAGCTGTGATGAACTCACCTTGATCAAATCAGTCTAG
- the menH gene encoding 2-succinyl-6-hydroxy-2,4-cyclohexadiene-1-carboxylate synthase — protein sequence MLTLTCNGDNVKPALVMIHGFLGNRVDWTPLLPELSKHFYCICIDLPGHGDSPELSLDTPGLYQVATAVHQSISALHIDKYHLLGYSLGGRISLHIARLYRDQVLSLHIESAHPGLNSSDREARLTNDKMWNSRLASLNLNEFLNAWYQQGVFSELSVVARQALVKKRSNNSAQALQSIYLATSLAAQEDLTQLPNQISAPCHYYVGKDDSKFLALALHWQSQSRLTVHQFERAGHNVHLAAADKFCQQLILQLIETPQ from the coding sequence ATGTTAACCTTAACGTGCAATGGTGATAACGTTAAACCGGCTCTGGTCATGATCCATGGCTTCTTGGGAAATAGAGTCGATTGGACACCTCTGCTACCTGAGCTGAGCAAACATTTTTATTGCATCTGCATCGACTTACCAGGACACGGAGACAGCCCAGAACTATCACTCGACACACCCGGATTGTATCAGGTGGCCACAGCAGTTCATCAATCTATTTCGGCTCTGCACATAGACAAATACCATCTACTGGGCTACTCACTCGGCGGCCGTATCTCCTTGCATATCGCCCGGCTATACAGAGATCAGGTCCTTAGCTTACATATCGAGTCCGCTCACCCGGGACTCAACAGCAGCGATAGAGAGGCCAGACTCACAAACGATAAAATGTGGAACTCCAGACTCGCCAGCCTGAATTTGAATGAGTTCCTTAATGCCTGGTACCAGCAGGGGGTGTTTTCCGAGCTGTCTGTGGTAGCACGACAAGCCTTGGTCAAAAAGCGCAGCAATAATAGTGCTCAGGCGCTGCAGTCGATCTACCTAGCGACATCACTCGCCGCTCAGGAAGATCTAACTCAGTTACCCAATCAGATTTCGGCTCCCTGCCATTACTACGTCGGCAAGGATGACAGTAAGTTTTTGGCCCTGGCACTGCACTGGCAAAGTCAGTCAAGGTTAACCGTGCATCAATTCGAGCGAGCCGGACACAATGTTCACTTGGCTGCTGCGGATAAATTTTGTCAGCAATTGATATTACAACTCATAGAGACCCCTCAATGA
- the menD gene encoding 2-succinyl-5-enolpyruvyl-6-hydroxy-3-cyclohexene-1-carboxylic-acid synthase, which yields MQIEKTAELNLLWGTLILEELARLGVQHVCMAPGSRSTPLTLAAAKQTKLKQHLHFDERGLGFLALGLAKASLAPVAIITTSGTAVANLYPAIIEAWLTHVPLIVLSGDRPPELIDCGANQAIVQLAIFSQYAKQVNLPTPGLAIRPESLLATLDEAISNQTQPVHINCMYREPLYPSTMSANFTEYLSTLGTWQHTSQPYVQYGKAKLQSIPSQDSLARFVHGKGVIIAGTLSPKESPEALILLSQKLGWPLLTDAQSQLRQHPGVIGNIDQLLHQPKARALLQQAERVLVFGGRLISKRLISYLAEQKWKSYWQVLPTQIRLDPSHSAKQVWLCDLQTFASLAWPRSSQVNWALQLTQVNDYLETLFQHQIDNGEFGEAMVVRTIARSQKPSQQLFIGNSLPVRLYDMFAPMTPEYGSTYTNRGASGIDGLLATACGIAKHSKTPTTLVIGDISQLHDLNSLAIARTMKAPFVVVILNNDGGNIFNLLPVPDEKLRNDYYRLSHGLEFGYAAAMFGIAYNQVDDIEGFNAAYQDAIEFDGPSVIEVTVEQEQASEQITTIASWVKQS from the coding sequence ATGCAGATCGAAAAGACAGCTGAACTGAACTTGTTATGGGGCACTCTTATACTTGAGGAGCTTGCGCGCCTTGGCGTGCAACATGTGTGCATGGCGCCGGGCTCACGCTCGACGCCGTTAACCTTGGCCGCCGCTAAACAGACAAAGTTGAAACAACATCTGCATTTTGACGAGCGCGGCCTGGGATTTTTGGCTTTAGGTTTAGCGAAAGCGAGTCTAGCCCCCGTCGCTATCATCACCACATCGGGCACGGCTGTTGCTAACCTTTACCCTGCGATAATTGAAGCCTGGTTGACCCATGTCCCTCTCATTGTTCTGTCCGGGGATAGGCCACCGGAACTCATCGACTGCGGCGCCAACCAAGCCATAGTACAGCTGGCTATTTTTTCTCAATACGCTAAACAGGTAAACCTACCCACACCGGGTCTCGCTATTCGCCCCGAATCCCTGCTGGCAACATTAGATGAAGCCATTAGTAATCAGACTCAACCTGTACACATCAACTGCATGTATCGAGAACCCTTGTACCCTTCCACCATGAGTGCCAACTTCACCGAATATCTGAGCACCTTAGGCACCTGGCAACATACCAGTCAGCCCTATGTTCAATATGGCAAGGCAAAACTGCAGAGCATACCAAGCCAGGACTCACTGGCACGCTTCGTTCATGGCAAGGGAGTGATCATTGCCGGAACCTTGTCTCCCAAAGAGTCCCCGGAAGCCTTGATCTTGTTATCACAAAAGCTCGGCTGGCCGTTACTCACTGATGCTCAATCTCAACTCAGACAACACCCAGGTGTTATTGGCAATATAGATCAACTCCTACATCAGCCCAAGGCCAGAGCACTCCTGCAACAGGCCGAGCGAGTCTTAGTCTTCGGTGGTCGTCTTATATCGAAGCGATTAATCAGTTATCTTGCCGAGCAAAAATGGAAGAGTTACTGGCAAGTGCTGCCGACACAAATAAGGCTAGATCCCAGCCATAGCGCAAAACAGGTTTGGCTGTGTGATCTGCAAACATTTGCCTCACTAGCCTGGCCCAGATCTTCACAGGTCAATTGGGCTCTGCAGCTGACTCAAGTCAATGACTACCTGGAAACCCTGTTCCAACACCAGATAGACAATGGTGAATTCGGCGAGGCCATGGTGGTTCGTACCATCGCCAGGTCGCAGAAACCATCACAGCAACTATTTATTGGCAACAGCTTACCCGTGCGCCTCTATGATATGTTTGCCCCTATGACCCCTGAGTACGGCTCTACTTACACTAACCGCGGTGCATCGGGCATAGATGGGCTATTAGCGACGGCTTGTGGTATTGCCAAGCATAGCAAGACACCAACCACCTTAGTCATTGGGGATATATCCCAGCTACACGATCTAAACTCCCTTGCCATAGCACGCACCATGAAAGCACCTTTTGTCGTGGTGATCTTAAACAACGATGGCGGCAACATCTTTAACTTATTACCCGTCCCTGACGAGAAGTTAAGAAACGATTATTACCGCCTCTCCCACGGGTTGGAGTTTGGTTATGCTGCCGCCATGTTTGGCATCGCCTACAACCAGGTGGATGATATAGAGGGCTTCAATGCAGCCTATCAGGATGCCATTGAATTCGATGGTCCCTCTGTTATCGAAGTGACCGTGGAACAAGAGCAGGCCAGCGAACAGATAACTACAATCGCTTCCTGGGTAAAGCAGAGCTAA